The Besnoitia besnoiti strain Bb-Ger1 chromosome IV, whole genome shotgun sequence genome contains a region encoding:
- a CDS encoding hypothetical protein (encoded by transcript BESB_054900), producing the protein MSFAHLFLSFLLLGRLHAASASNESHQIATDIVVGPGAEGVVDEIAKTTDARDLTELLAHTGDPADGEQDAEQLYLPPAAVEADAASANDEHTRAEDLSSQATALATRKRATHVAVEKRSQAWRRRSKVFARSVLLFVALLGGIYVFRRGARTQMSLSTDVVGVRHDVGAPLDVSVPPDVGVPPEKPPQADPQPPGKDLTPVLPTAAAAEAIDFHHESLPVEQQPDERAARRIPLKKMLLGAAFAATVAVLAYGAAFCISSRVDTTHGPHYSNESEPSSGATHAAEPTPESPLRGGSEGLSMKNVAKFIIERGREPHMIPRAVKDLQPEAPAGAMYGVGTPSPEFWPLTGVPSWLLWGSGFTLLVVTVRCVAAVIAALKTLRSTQGKLRELETRRTAAGQQFRELKEAQRVLEHVRADLIRALVASAVDFGDKLENEIGALTADRKQLESNLMTFQSRLREAEKQRVRERKQGEQTGGGEKGQGVGERAAPTRNGEGRPEQRDRIQALATHLQQLQQESATLAWEEREVRARSVKLDDELAATKQQVSQKNTEREGTPRDQDALRARAESARKRR; encoded by the coding sequence ATGTCTTTCGCCCATCTGTTCCTTTCATTTCTTCTACTTGGCCGTTTGCACGCTGCCAGTGCAAGCAATGAATCTCACCAAATTGCTACTGACATCGTGGTTGGGCCGGGGGCCGAGGGCGTCGTGGACGAGATTGCGAAAACCACAGATGCCCGCGATCTGACAGAGCTGTTGGCACATACGGGAGACCCTGCTGACGGCGAGCAAGATGCGGAGCAGCTATACCTTCCACCGGCAGCAGTGGAGGCGGATGCCGCTTCCGCGAATGACGAGCATACTAGGGCCGAAGATCTTTCTTCTCAGGCGACTGCCTTAGCTACCCGAAAACGAGCGACACATGTAGCCGTAGAGAAGAGAAGCCAAGCCTGGCGAAGGCGGTCCAAGGTGTTTGCGAGGTCTGTCCTGCTGTTTGTTGCTTTGCTGGGTGGCATTTATGTGTTTCGCAGGGGGGCACGGACTCAAATGTCGCTGTCAACTGATGTGGTGGGTGTCCGCCATGATGTGGGTGCCCCCCTGGATGTGAGTGTCCCCCCGGATGTGGGTGTGCCCCCGGAAAAGCCACCTCAGGCTGATCCACAGCCTCCGGGGAAAGACCTAACACCTGTCCTTCCgactgctgccgcggctgaggcCATTGATTTCCATCATGAAAGCCTGCCCGTGGAGCAGCAGCCAGACGAGCGAGCTGCGCGTCGGATACCTTTGAAAAAAATGCTCTTGGGTGCCGCCTTTGCGGCGACCGTTGCCGTTCTTGCCTACGGGGCCGCCTTTTGCATCTCTTCCAGAGTTGACACCACGCATGGGCCACACTACTCAAATGAGAGCGAACCTTCTAGCGGCGCAACGCACGCTGCCGAGCCAACTCCAGAATCGCCCCTAAGAGGCGGCTCAGAGGGCCTCTCAATGAAGAATGTTGCAAAGTTCATTATTGAGCGTGGAAGGGAACCCCATATGATTCCGCGGGCGGTCAAGGATCTGCAGCCCGAGGCCCCTGCGGGTGCTATGTACGGTGTAGGAACCCCAAGCCCCGAGTTTTGGCCATTAACGGGGGTCCCGAGCTGGCTGCTGTGGGGGTCAGGTTTTACTTTACTGGTGGTCACCGTTCGGTGCGTAGCGGCGGTTATCGCTGCTCTGAAAACACTGCGGTCAACACAGGGcaagctgcgcgagctcgaaACGCGTCGCACTGCGGCGGGACAGCAGTTTCGCGAACTCAAGGAAGCTCAGCGTGTGCTCGAGCATGTGCGAGCTGATCTGATACGAGCTCTTGTCGCCTCGGCGGTGGACTTTGGTGATAAACTGGAGAACGAGATCGGTGCTCTAACGGCAGACCGCAAGCAGCTAGAGAGCAACCTGATGACGTTCCAGAGCCGATTGagggaagcagaaaaacagagagtgcgagagaggaaacaggGGGAGCAGACTGGTGGAGGGGAGAAGGGGCAGGGTGTCGGGGAGCGGGCGGCTCCAACACGCAACGGTGAAGGACGTCCGGAGCAGCGTGATCGTATCCAAGCACTAGCGACTCActtgcagcagctgcagcaggagtCGGCGACGCTTGCATGGGAGGAAAGGGAGGTACGTGCAAGAAGCGTAAAGCTTGATGACGAGCTCGCTGCCACGAAGCAACAGGTAAGCCAGAAAAACACGGAACGTGAGGGTACCCCTCGGGACCAGGATGCACTGCGAGCTCGCGCAGAATCAGCACGCAAACGGCGGTGA
- a CDS encoding hypothetical protein (encoded by transcript BESB_054890): MARRNPLAKDPLHDDSLLMIPPPGFKFIPKSEVICGKAGCFECFDIYCERCESKDRRIVELEMRNNDLVKYITQLQAKLFGSPSVPQRRPPVSRSTLGAQPSATGQPGPGYPGYGGAVSPPAVGVAGEPFAFIQSPVLYDPSMDLSYVATTSFAPAPPDSIGGPPSRPAGRK; the protein is encoded by the exons ATGGCTCGGAGGAATCCTTTGGCAAAAGATCCTTTGCATGACGACAGCTTGTTGATGATTCCACCCCCCGGCTTCAAATTTATTCCAAAGTCTGAAGTGATCTGTGGCAAGGCGGGTTGTTTTGAGTGCTTCGACATATACTGTGAACGGTGTGAGAGCAAGGATCGTCGCATTGTCGAACTTGAAATGCGAAACAACGATTTAGTGAAATACATCACCCAACTACAGGCGAAGCTTTTCGGAAGTCCCTCAGTTCCTCAGAGACGACCGCCGGTCTCCCGCTCCACGCTAGGCGCTCAACCTTCTGCGACAGGCCAACCAGGGCCAGGATATCCAG GTTACGGCGGTGCAGTATCGCCGCCTGCAGTTGGCGTAGCGGGAGAGCCATTCGCCTTTATTCAGTCTCCAGTTCTCTACGACCCGTCCATGGACCTGTCCTACGTGGCGACTACATCTTTCGCTCCCGCACCGCCGGATAGCATTGGTGgaccgccgtcgcggccggcTGGGCGCAAGTAA
- a CDS encoding putative LSU ribosomal protein L18P (encoded by transcript BESB_054910) has protein sequence MRSSASVVSSPTVDCFLSPWSSSSMRLLKRPLHGSPLLNGGSFEGTCHTTRCAASRDLPRHPGDEEGDETKQRREGHAAGTAVDRAPEACSDGTKSRAAPEEPPSTLQHASARSQDAPVRDKVLLGETRARLTVTLSNNQVHACVVNNRLQRTYAYASSFDPALRVEIGSTHRKRSGIPRPHGGTMKAARAVGRLVAQRALRQGIKKVFFDRKSYRYVGRVKALADGAREGGLDF, from the exons AtgcgcagctctgcgtcTGTGGTCTCCTCTCCTACGGTTGATTGTTTTCTTTCACCCtggtcgtcgtcgtcgatGCGCCTGCTGAAGCGCCCCCTGCACGGAAGTCCTCTCCTTAACGGCGGCTCTTTCGAGGGCACCTGTCACACAACGCGGTGTGCAGCAAGCCGTGATTTGCCTCGGCACCCGGgggacgaggaaggagaTGAAACGAAGCAACGGCGGGAAGGACATGCCGCGGGCACAGCTGTGGACCGTGCGCCGGAAGCCTGCAGTGACGGTACGAAGTCTAGGGCTGCGCCTGAAGAGCCACCGTCCACACTGCAGCACGCCAGCGCTCGTTCACAGGACGCCCCTGTTCGGGACAAGGTGCTGCTtggggagacgcgcgcgcgcctaaCGGTGACTCTCAGCAACAACCAAGTCCACGCATGCGTTGTCAACAACAGACTCCAGAGGACGTATGCGTACGCAAGCAGTTTTGATCCTGCGCTGCGCGTGGAGATCGGCTCTACCCACCGAAAAAGGA GCGGGATCCCGCGTCCGCACGGTGGGACAATGAAGGCTGCCCGAGCCGTTGGAAGACTCGTGGCACAGAGGGCTCTTCGGCAAGGCATCAAGAAGGTTTTCTTCGACCGCAAAAGCTACCG GTATGTGGGACGAGTCAAAGCGTTAGCGGATGGTGCTCGTGAAGGTGGCTTAGACTTCTAA